GCGAGGACAAATATGTCATATAATATTATCATAATTTGGAGACAGTACAGACGTCCATATGCTAGAAGGACGAGTTGAAGCGGTGGTGTGTTCTCTTCTAGCGAGATTTGCCCACACTTGTGGAATTGAAGGATAGGCAAAACATGGAGGATAGACCTAGTGGAAACTACCACATTTCCTCCCGCAATCTCGTTGATGCTTCTTATTGCTACCCTTGAAGGATTGGTTCTTGGTTTTTATGGAACCTGTGTGGATGAACTGGGCGCTTTTTTCCTGGTGGATGAGGTAAAACTAGGGAGCTTGGCCTCCCTCTACTATGGGGCGGCCATCCCAGGAGTCCTCTTGGCCTTGCAAGTGGTCAGTCGTTTCGGTATGGGGCGGACGTTGAGTGTCGCATTGGTTTTCCAATCCCTCAGTCTTTTGCTGTTCAGCAGCTCCCGCTCTTTCCCACTGGCCGGAGCCCTTTATGCCATGGTTGGCCTTGCCTATGGGTTGCTCATCAATAGTCCCGTTGGGTACATGAACTATACAGATGGTGAGCAGGGAGCAAAGCACTTGAACTGGTTCTATGGGGCCTTTGCCTTGGGGTTGTTGCTAGGTCCCCTACTTAGTGGAACCCTTCTGTTGTGGAACTATGGCTGGCAGGTTCCCTATCGGATGGTGGCCCTATGTGCAGTGGTGCTGTTTTTGTGTTTACGCATGGTCCAATGGCGTCCTGTCCCTTTGGCCCAGGCGTCTTTACCATGGAAAGATCTTTCCGGTGCATACTGGTGCTTGGTCTTGTCCTTTGCTGCCTATTCGGTTACCGAAGCCGCGCTAAGCATCTGGATTGGAAAATTCATGTCCCTTGTTTATGGGACGAAGCACAGTCACTACGCCCTTACGGTGTTTTGGACAGGTATGATTTTGGGACGTTTCCTAATTAGGTTCCTTGCACATCGAGTCTCCCTTAAACGTTACATCCTACTGTCCTGCGCTGTTGCTACGGTGTTGCTGTTTTCCCTGGGCCTGTGGTCAACCTTTTTCGCGGCGACGGCAATTGTGGGACTGGTGGCCCTGGTTCTTTCCGGAGTCGGTCCCGGTTTTATCAGTCTTTTGGGCGTAGCGGGCTCGGGCCAGGCCACGGCCTTGGCCATCAGTCTTGCCACCGTGGCGGTGGCTGTCGGTATGCCAGCAGTGGCCTATTTTGCGGGCTTGGTTGGTTTCCGGAATGTGTTGGGGGTAGCCGCCATACCCTTGATGGTTCCTCTATACGTCCTGTTGATACCAACCTCGCTGAAAGCACGGGGCTTTGATCGTTCTGCAGCAACCCCGAAAGATAGCTAAAGTCGGTAATTAATAATAGACTTCACTATTCTACTAGTTAATTCCGCAGAAAAGTGCTAGTATGATTGTATAGGATAATCTCTTTCAAGGATAACCGTTGGAGATGGAGGGCCTGATAATGAAGCCTTTTCGTGTCCTTGTGGTGGGCTGTGGGCAAATGTGCCATGCCTGGGTCAAGTACGCTAAGAACAGTTCCCATTGTGAGATTGTGGGCTTGGTGGATATCCACTTGGAGAAGGCGGAAAATGTCCGTATCCGTTACGGTCTAGACTGTCCCACTGATTCTGACTTTGGGCGTCTTTTGGAAAAGACGAAGGCCAATCTCGTATTCGACATCACGCCCCCCGAGTGCCATCGGGATGTGGTGGTCACTGCCCTTCGTGCTGGCTGTGATGTCTTCGGGGAAAAGCCCATGGCAGCAACGATGGAGCAGGGCCGGGAGATGGTGAAAGTGGCGGGGGAGACCAACCGGACCTACGCGGTTATGCAAAACCGGCGGTACGTGAACAACCTTCGCTCTTTGAAGAGCTTCCTTGATGCGGGGACCATCGGCCAACCTACTTTTGTCGCAGCAGATTTCTTTCTAGGGCCTTATTATGGAGGGTTTTCGTAAGACGATGGCCAGCCCCTTGCTCTTGGATATGGCCATACATACCTTTGATCAGGCCCGGTTTCTCATCGGGGGTGATCCCATTTCGGTTCGGTGCCATGAGTTTAATCCCCAGGGTTCCTGGTACGAAGGCAATGCCGCCGCGACTTGTACCTTTGAATTTGACAATGGTGTGGTGTTTTCTTACCGCGGATGTTGGTGTGCCAAGGGATTCCCCACCTCTTGGGAGTCTAGTTGGCGGGTGGTTTGCACCCGGGGTACCGTCCTATGGGATGGGAAAGGTTCACCTCAGGCCCAAGTGGCCATTCCCTTCGATCAACCGGTGGATCTCACTACCGAGGTTGCTCCGGTGGAAGTGCCGGCCACATCCGCCGGACGGGAAGGTCATGAAGGGTGCCTTGATGCCTTGTTTGCTTCCTTACGGTCAGGACGCACACCGGAGACCGATTGCAGGGATAATATTAAGAGTCTGGCGATGGTGTTTGGGGCCATCGAAAGTGCCCGGTCGGGTCAGGTGGTTGACCTGCGGGCCTTAGGTGTGGGGACATAGTCCTTCGGGGAGGTTTCCGGAACGGAAGCCCCGGAATTCCTCCCCCCCCGATCCTCATTAGAGGAGATAGCACCACCAAGGACGCTAAACAAATATTGCCATCACCTATTTTGTATGATAATATGTAAATAGTAATAATTGGTTAGACGGGTGAGCGGATCCCCAGGGTTTTCTATGATCTTCACCGTCAAATCTTACGGAAGGGACAGGGAGCGTTATGGCTAAGAGTGAGAGAACTTGCCCCGGTGGGATTATCCCCGCACTGGTGACGCCTTGCACTAAGGATCATGAAGTGGACTACGACGGTTTCAAAAGGCTGGTCCGGTTTTTAGTTGAACGGGGAGTACATGGTCTGTTTGTGCTCAGCTCAACGGGGGAGTACCCAGTTGTTGATGCGCGGCATGCCCCTGAGCTTTCCAAAGCGGCCGCGGAGGCTTGTCGGCAAGTGGGGCGCCCGGTGCCGATCTACTGTGCAGCAAGTGCCGCATCCCAAAAGGGAGTTGTGGCCAATATTGAGCGGCTGGCCGATGCACCGGTGGATTTCGTAGTAGTCACGCCACCGTACTTTTTTCGGTATACCCAGGCTGAATTGATCCATTTCTACACCTCGATCGCCGATGTTAGTCCCTTGCCGGTGGTGGTTTATAATATTCCGCTCCGGGCCGGCAGTGGACTTACGGTGAACACCCTAGCCACCTTAAGTGAACATGAAAACATTGTGGGCTGTAAAGATACCACCGGGGATATGCATCGTTTTATGGAGTTGATTGAGGCTGTTGAAGGACGGGATTTCGTCCTCTTGCAGGGAAGTGAACCGTTGGTGGCTCCCAGCCTTCTCTTCGGCGGACATGGTGCCGTGGCGGCCTTGGCCAACATTGCCCCCAAGTTGTTTGTAGACCTTCATACCGCCTGTGCGCAAGGAGAGCTGCCCCTGGTAAAAAAGCTACAGTCCCAGCTACTTGCTGTCTTTCGTATGCTAAACCTAATACCTTACACAGAGTCCATCAACAATCTGCTCTATGCCATTAAAGTAGTCATGAAACACCTGGGGATCTGTGATTGGTACCCCAGTCAAATGCATATTGCCTCGGAAGAGACCCTTAGGGAGTTCTCGGACCGGATAATTGACTACCTAACCGAAGAAGGTATCCTCCTGGACTAGTTCGGTGTCTCCATCATCCACATGCGCCCACCTTGGCGTAAGTGGATGATGGAATCGATCTGTAGAAAGTTGTCTCCTACAAGGACAGCTAGGGCGCTGCGTCCCTAAGACTAGGTGGGTGCCTCTTGGTGTTGAGAGTCTGTTGCCCTTTTGGAGGGAGGCATCCCTAGAAGCCTTGCTACACCTAGGACTTGTCCATATACAGACTCCCAGTTGTTCCCACCTAGAAGCTAAGGTATTGATTTTGTTTGGCAAGGAAACCCCAGGTCTTTTCCTTGCCAGTTCACGGGTATACTCGATGGAGCCATGTCCAAAGGCTCTTAAGGGGAATGATGAAATGGTATATCAGTTGCTGTGTCGGTTTCCTTTTACTTTCCTTCGTATTTGAAAAACAGAATCACCCCGGGTGATGCTGGGTGCACTAGCGAAGGAAGGCCGGTGGCCCTTGTGTCTTGGCAGAAA
This portion of the Bacillota bacterium genome encodes:
- a CDS encoding MFS transporter → METTTFPPAISLMLLIATLEGLVLGFYGTCVDELGAFFLVDEVKLGSLASLYYGAAIPGVLLALQVVSRFGMGRTLSVALVFQSLSLLLFSSSRSFPLAGALYAMVGLAYGLLINSPVGYMNYTDGEQGAKHLNWFYGAFALGLLLGPLLSGTLLLWNYGWQVPYRMVALCAVVLFLCLRMVQWRPVPLAQASLPWKDLSGAYWCLVLSFAAYSVTEAALSIWIGKFMSLVYGTKHSHYALTVFWTGMILGRFLIRFLAHRVSLKRYILLSCAVATVLLFSLGLWSTFFAATAIVGLVALVLSGVGPGFISLLGVAGSGQATALAISLATVAVAVGMPAVAYFAGLVGFRNVLGVAAIPLMVPLYVLLIPTSLKARGFDRSAATPKDS
- a CDS encoding dihydrodipicolinate synthase family protein, with amino-acid sequence MAKSERTCPGGIIPALVTPCTKDHEVDYDGFKRLVRFLVERGVHGLFVLSSTGEYPVVDARHAPELSKAAAEACRQVGRPVPIYCAASAASQKGVVANIERLADAPVDFVVVTPPYFFRYTQAELIHFYTSIADVSPLPVVVYNIPLRAGSGLTVNTLATLSEHENIVGCKDTTGDMHRFMELIEAVEGRDFVLLQGSEPLVAPSLLFGGHGAVAALANIAPKLFVDLHTACAQGELPLVKKLQSQLLAVFRMLNLIPYTESINNLLYAIKVVMKHLGICDWYPSQMHIASEETLREFSDRIIDYLTEEGILLD